A window of the Hippoglossus stenolepis isolate QCI-W04-F060 chromosome 8, HSTE1.2, whole genome shotgun sequence genome harbors these coding sequences:
- the LOC118114381 gene encoding sulfotransferase 2B1 isoform X1: protein MVAIQYIVQGNKERGSALSAGWAIARSSGDRDYTVGLCAAGKRNSQTVAQAQTVKCAPASTVRPVPIRAPEPGAALAMSSYPEFIRYHDLLLPPEAHSMESLEYAQRFSVEDTDVFAVTYPKSGTVWMQEILPLVLNGGDLKPIQTIPNWDRVPWLEEKRLSIVVDQLTSPRALVTHFPYHLMPASFHTSKAKVIYVVRNPKDVLVSSYYFHQMAGFLEDPGTFDEFIEKFLDGRVMFGKWTDHVKSWRHTELGDRIMYISYEEMVQDLPASLRRLSGFLGTNLSEDTIQKVAEHCTFKTMKTNNMSNFSLVPKQYMDSDKSPFFRKGIAGDWKEHFSSEQLARFTSVICKEMEGESFSLPWSLD, encoded by the exons ATGGTTGCAATTCAATACATTGTACAAGGAAACAAGGAGCGCGGTTCAGCCCTGTCAGCTGGGTGGGCCATCGCGAGGAGCTCAGGTGACAGGGATTATACGGTGGGATTGTGTGCAGCAGGAAAAAGAAACTCGCAGACTGTAGCTCAGGCTCAGACAGTGAAGTGTGCACCAGCATCGACTGTGCGACCAGTCCCCATCAGAGCTCCAGAGCCTGGAGCCGCACTCGCCATGTCATCCTACCCAGAGTTCATTCGGTACCACGACCTGCTCCTGCCCCCCGAGGCGCACAGCATGGAGAGCCTGGAGTACGCGCAGCGCTTCTCCGTGGAGGACACTGATGTGTTTGCTGTGACTTACCCCAAATCAG GTACAGTCTGGATGCAGGAGATCCTGCCACTGGTGCTTAATGGGGGAGACCTGAAGCCAATCCAAACCATTCCGAACTGGGACAGGGTGCCTtggctggaggagaaaagattGTCCATTGTTGTGGATCAATTGACATCTCCGCGAGCACTAGTCACTCATTTTCCTTATCACCTCATGCCTGCATCCTTTCACACCTCCAAAGCCAAG GTGATCTATGTTGTCAGGAACCCAAAGGATGTCCTGGTGTCTTCCTACTACTTCCACCAGATGGCAGGATTCCTCGAGGATCCAGGAACTTTTGATGAGTTCATAGAGAAATTCCTGGAtggcagag TGATGTTTGGAAAATGGACGGACCATGTGAAgagctggagacacacagagctggGAGACAGAATCATGTACATCTCATATGAAGAAATGGTTCAG GACCTGCCTGCGTCTCTCAGGCGTTTATCTGGTTTCCTGGGCACTAACCTGAGTGAAGACACCATTCAGAAGGTCGCAGAGCATTGCACCTTCAAGACCATGAAGACCAACAACATGTCCAACTTCAGCCTGGTCCCAAAGCAATACATGGACTCTGACAAATCTCCATTCTTCAGGAAAG GTATTGCTGGAGACTGGAAAGAACATTTCAGCTCAGAGCAGCTGGCCCGGTTCACATCAGTCATTTGCAAAGAGATGGAGGGTGAGAGCTTCTCTCTGCCGTGGAGTCTGGACTGA
- the LOC118114381 gene encoding sulfotransferase 2B1 isoform X2, which produces MSSEEMYLDYRGYILPTETHSAESLEFAQEFKFKDDDVVAVTYPKSGTVWMQEILPLVLNGGDLKPIQTIPNWDRVPWLEEKRLSIVVDQLTSPRALVTHFPYHLMPASFHTSKAKVIYVVRNPKDVLVSSYYFHQMAGFLEDPGTFDEFIEKFLDGRVMFGKWTDHVKSWRHTELGDRIMYISYEEMVQDLPASLRRLSGFLGTNLSEDTIQKVAEHCTFKTMKTNNMSNFSLVPKQYMDSDKSPFFRKGIAGDWKEHFSSEQLARFTSVICKEMEGESFSLPWSLD; this is translated from the exons ATGTCCTCTGAAGAGATGTACTTGGACTATCGTGGATACATACTTCCCACGGAGACTCATAGCGCAGAGAGCTTGGAGTTCGCGCAGGAATTCAAGTTTAAAGACGATGACGTCGTGGCTGTCACGTACCCGAAGtcag GTACAGTCTGGATGCAGGAGATCCTGCCACTGGTGCTTAATGGGGGAGACCTGAAGCCAATCCAAACCATTCCGAACTGGGACAGGGTGCCTtggctggaggagaaaagattGTCCATTGTTGTGGATCAATTGACATCTCCGCGAGCACTAGTCACTCATTTTCCTTATCACCTCATGCCTGCATCCTTTCACACCTCCAAAGCCAAG GTGATCTATGTTGTCAGGAACCCAAAGGATGTCCTGGTGTCTTCCTACTACTTCCACCAGATGGCAGGATTCCTCGAGGATCCAGGAACTTTTGATGAGTTCATAGAGAAATTCCTGGAtggcagag TGATGTTTGGAAAATGGACGGACCATGTGAAgagctggagacacacagagctggGAGACAGAATCATGTACATCTCATATGAAGAAATGGTTCAG GACCTGCCTGCGTCTCTCAGGCGTTTATCTGGTTTCCTGGGCACTAACCTGAGTGAAGACACCATTCAGAAGGTCGCAGAGCATTGCACCTTCAAGACCATGAAGACCAACAACATGTCCAACTTCAGCCTGGTCCCAAAGCAATACATGGACTCTGACAAATCTCCATTCTTCAGGAAAG GTATTGCTGGAGACTGGAAAGAACATTTCAGCTCAGAGCAGCTGGCCCGGTTCACATCAGTCATTTGCAAAGAGATGGAGGGTGAGAGCTTCTCTCTGCCGTGGAGTCTGGACTGA
- the LOC118113851 gene encoding sulfotransferase 2B1, with protein sequence MTSEEMYLDYRGYILPTKPHSAESLEFAETFRFKDDDVVAVTYPKSGTVWMQEILPLVLNGGDLKPIQTIPNWDRVPWLEEKRLSIIVDQLTSPRALVTHFPYHLMPASFHTSKAKVIYVVRNPKDVLVSSYYFHQMAGFLEDPGTFDEFIEKFLDGRVMFGKWTDHVKSWRHTELGDRIMYISYEEMVQDLPASLRRLSGFLGTDLSEDTIQKVTEHCTFKTMKTNNMSNFSLVPKQYMDSDKSPFFRKGIAGDWKEHFSSEQLARFTSVICKEMEGESFSLPWSLD encoded by the exons ATGACCTCTGAAGAGATGTACTTGGACTATCGTGGATACATACTTCCCACGAAGCCTCATAGCGCAGAGAGCTTGGAGTTCGCGGAGACATTCAGGTTTAAAGACGATGACGTCGTGGCTGTCACGTACCCGAAGtcag GTACAGTCTGGATGCAGGAGATCCTGCCACTGGTGCTTAATGGGGGAGACCTGAAGCCAATCCAAACCATTCCGAACTGGGACAGGGTGCCTtggctggaggagaaaagattGTCCATTATTGTGGATCAATTGACATCTCCGCGAGCACTAGTCACTCATTTTCCTTATCACCTCATGCCTGCATCCTTTCACACCTCCAAAGCCAAG GTGATCTATGTTGTCAGGAACCCAAAGGATGTCCTGGTGTCTTCCTACTACTTCCACCAGATGGCAGGATTCCTCGAGGATCCAGGAACTTTTGATGAGTTCATAGAGAAATTCCTGGATGGCAGAG TGATGTTTGGAAAATGGACGGACCATGTGAAgagctggagacacacagagctggGAGACAGAATCATGTACATCTCATATGAAGAAATGGTTCAG GACCTGCCTGCGTCTCTCAGGCGTTTATCTGGTTTCCTGGGCACTGACCTGAGTGAAGACACCATTCAGAAGGTCACAGAGCATTGCACCTTCAAGACCATGAAGACCAACAACATGTCCAACTTCAGCCTGGTCCCAAAGCAATACATGGACTCTGACAAATCTCCATTCTTCAGGAAAG GTATTGCTGGAGACTGGAAAGAACATTTCAGCTCAGAGCAGCTGGCCCGGTTCACATCAGTCATTTGCAAAGAGATGGAGGGTGAGAGCTTCTCTCTGCCGTGGAGTCTGGACTGA